In a single window of the Sphingosinicella microcystinivorans genome:
- a CDS encoding SDR family NAD(P)-dependent oxidoreductase, with protein sequence MADFSFDLSGRIALVTGASSGFGARFARQLAASGAKVALGARRVDLLDDLADEIAGAGGEALAVEMDVSDEASVIAAYDRIEEEFGTPDSIVANAGMNVEGPATELSADDFNRLMGVNLTGVFLTVREGARRLMAAGSRERGHGRIVIVSSITANTVEPGLAAYSASKAAVQQMGKVLARDWVRQGINVNSICPGYVRTEINSDWFDTEPGQKQIAKFHRRRLMPEDSLDAMLLYLASDASAAITGSSFTLDDGQSL encoded by the coding sequence ATGGCGGATTTCTCGTTCGACCTTTCGGGACGCATCGCGCTGGTGACGGGCGCGTCGTCGGGCTTCGGGGCGCGGTTCGCGCGGCAGCTCGCGGCGAGCGGCGCGAAGGTCGCGCTCGGCGCGCGGCGCGTCGATCTGCTCGACGACCTCGCCGACGAGATCGCAGGTGCGGGCGGCGAGGCGCTTGCGGTCGAGATGGATGTCAGCGACGAAGCTTCGGTGATCGCCGCCTACGACCGCATCGAGGAGGAATTCGGCACGCCGGACAGCATCGTCGCCAACGCGGGCATGAACGTCGAAGGCCCCGCGACCGAGCTTTCGGCGGACGATTTCAACCGGCTGATGGGGGTGAACCTGACCGGCGTGTTCCTCACCGTGCGCGAAGGCGCGCGGCGGCTGATGGCGGCGGGCTCGCGCGAACGCGGGCACGGCCGCATCGTCATCGTCTCCTCGATCACCGCGAACACGGTGGAGCCCGGCCTCGCCGCTTACTCGGCCTCGAAGGCGGCGGTGCAGCAGATGGGCAAGGTGCTGGCGCGCGACTGGGTGCGGCAGGGCATCAACGTCAATTCGATCTGCCCCGGCTACGTGCGCACCGAGATCAACAGCGACTGGTTCGACACCGAGCCCGGTCAGAAGCAGATCGCGAAATTCCACCGCCGCCGTCTGATGCCGGAGGACAGCCTCGACGCGATGCTGCTCTACCTCGCTTCCGACGCGAGCGCGGCGATCACCGGCTCCAGCTTTACGCTCGACGACGGCCAGTCGCTTTAG
- a CDS encoding flavodoxin family protein, translating into MAKTLLIVWHSLTGGARQMAEAAAEGACREDGVAVVLKPASEAGPDDLLAADGYIFACPENLAAIAGVMKAFFDRCYYPVLGRIEGRPYATLVCAGTDGANAVRQIARIATGWRLKPAAEPRIVLTHADTPEAILAPKRIGSGDLETCRDLGHALAAGLAMGIV; encoded by the coding sequence ATGGCGAAGACGCTCCTCATCGTCTGGCATTCGCTGACCGGCGGCGCGCGGCAGATGGCCGAGGCGGCGGCGGAGGGCGCGTGCCGCGAGGACGGCGTTGCGGTCGTGCTGAAACCGGCGTCCGAGGCGGGACCCGACGACCTGCTGGCGGCGGACGGCTACATCTTCGCGTGCCCGGAGAACCTCGCCGCGATCGCGGGCGTGATGAAGGCTTTCTTCGATCGCTGCTACTATCCCGTGCTCGGCCGCATCGAGGGGCGGCCCTACGCGACGCTCGTCTGCGCGGGCACGGACGGCGCGAACGCCGTGCGCCAGATCGCGAGGATCGCGACCGGCTGGCGGCTGAAACCCGCCGCCGAGCCGCGCATCGTCCTCACCCACGCCGATACGCCGGAGGCGATCCTCGCGCCGAAGCGGATCGGGTCGGGAGACCTTGAGACGTGCCGCGATCTGGGTCATGCACTGGCTGCGGGCCTTGCAATGGGAATAGTCTAG
- the flhB gene encoding flagellar biosynthesis protein FlhB, which produces MSDKPEKDQQTEAPTEKRKRDAAEKGDVLRSRELTTALVMLVGAAYLALAGGWMVSSLELMLKTALAGLKHGGVNFQPAAMTWALAKVIAFPLAGLLFTCFTAALVSQALLGTFQFNMTLIAPKASRMNPMNWVKRTFGLQGLTELGKSILKVVLVGAIGWWMLSDYAREIASLGTEDVGNAIAHTGRLAAVFLLVLSFGLVVVAGVDIPLQAIQLMRKLKMSRQEIKDELKQTEGSPEVKMQLRRRQREATRNNMRAGMKQANVVLTNPTHFAVALRYDKTRDLAPVVVAKGKDLVAEVIRDLAAENDVPVLSYPLLARAVFFTSKIGQEIRDDLYVAVAGVLAFVFSVERDRLTQPEIEVPEGARFDETGRPL; this is translated from the coding sequence GTGTCCGACAAACCCGAAAAGGACCAGCAAACCGAGGCCCCGACCGAGAAGCGCAAGCGAGACGCGGCGGAAAAGGGCGACGTTCTCCGCTCGCGCGAGCTGACCACCGCGCTCGTCATGCTCGTCGGCGCGGCGTATCTGGCGCTTGCCGGCGGCTGGATGGTCTCCAGCCTCGAACTCATGCTGAAGACCGCGCTCGCCGGGCTGAAGCACGGCGGCGTCAACTTCCAGCCCGCGGCGATGACGTGGGCGCTCGCCAAGGTGATCGCGTTCCCGCTTGCGGGCCTGCTGTTCACCTGCTTCACGGCCGCGCTCGTCAGCCAGGCGCTGCTCGGCACGTTCCAGTTCAACATGACGCTGATCGCGCCGAAGGCGTCGCGCATGAACCCGATGAACTGGGTGAAGCGCACCTTCGGCCTTCAGGGCCTCACCGAACTCGGCAAGTCGATCCTGAAGGTCGTGCTCGTCGGCGCCATCGGCTGGTGGATGCTCTCGGACTATGCGCGCGAGATCGCCTCGCTCGGCACCGAGGACGTCGGCAACGCCATCGCGCACACCGGCCGTCTCGCCGCCGTTTTCCTGCTCGTCCTGTCGTTCGGGCTGGTGGTGGTGGCGGGCGTCGACATCCCGCTTCAGGCGATCCAGCTCATGCGCAAGCTCAAGATGTCGCGGCAGGAGATCAAGGACGAGCTGAAGCAGACCGAAGGCTCGCCCGAGGTGAAGATGCAGCTTCGCCGCCGCCAGCGCGAGGCGACGCGCAACAACATGCGTGCGGGCATGAAGCAGGCGAACGTGGTGCTGACGAACCCGACGCACTTCGCCGTCGCGCTCCGCTACGACAAGACCCGCGATCTCGCACCGGTCGTCGTCGCCAAGGGCAAGGACCTCGTTGCCGAGGTGATTCGCGATCTCGCGGCGGAGAACGACGTGCCGGTGCTGTCCTATCCGCTGCTCGCCCGCGCGGTGTTCTTCACCTCGAAGATCGGGCAGGAAATCCGCGACGACCTCTATGTCGCCGTGGCGGGCGTGCTGGCGTTCGTGTTCAGCGTCGAGCGCGATCGCCTGACCCAGCCCGAGATCGAGGTGCCCGAGGGCGCGCGTTTCGACGAGACCGGGCGGCCGCTATGA
- a CDS encoding IS701 family transposase, giving the protein MDADWMGDLERWLEPFLNGLGHKARRRMCPAYIAGLIGPGDRKSIQPMAARDDAISYDRLHHFIGAGLWDSKPLEAALWQHAEGLVGGEDAWLIIDDTALPKKGMSSVGVAPQYASALGKRANCQTLVSTTLANGEVPVMLSLRLFLPESWMGDDARMAKAGVPQGYRQPRTKPEIAIEEIDRIIAAGVRFGCVLADAGYGLSASFRQALSTRELCWAVGIPKHQKVYPADVELVFPVAGRGRPRQRHVPDCKSIAAHLILEGARWRQVSWRRGTKRRLSARFAAMRVRIADGAPQRIGSMGSQHMPGEEAWLVGEHRSNEERKYYLSNLPADTPIKKLAGAIKARWICEQAHQQLKEELGLDHFEGRSWTGLHRHALMTMIAYAFLQSRRLAAAGREKKNRRPAATAQLASSQASHP; this is encoded by the coding sequence ATGGACGCGGATTGGATGGGCGACCTCGAGCGCTGGCTTGAGCCGTTTCTCAACGGGCTGGGGCACAAGGCGCGGCGTCGGATGTGCCCCGCTTATATCGCCGGATTGATCGGTCCGGGCGATCGCAAGAGCATCCAGCCGATGGCGGCGCGCGACGATGCGATCAGCTACGACCGGCTGCATCATTTCATTGGTGCCGGACTGTGGGACAGCAAGCCGCTTGAGGCAGCGCTGTGGCAGCATGCCGAGGGACTGGTCGGCGGTGAGGATGCTTGGCTGATCATCGACGATACAGCCTTGCCGAAGAAGGGCATGAGTTCGGTCGGCGTTGCTCCCCAATATGCATCGGCGCTGGGCAAGAGAGCCAACTGTCAGACACTGGTTTCCACGACTCTCGCGAACGGTGAAGTGCCTGTCATGCTGAGCTTGCGCCTCTTTCTACCCGAGAGCTGGATGGGTGACGACGCGCGGATGGCGAAGGCCGGCGTACCGCAAGGGTATCGCCAGCCCAGGACCAAACCGGAAATCGCGATCGAGGAGATCGACCGGATCATCGCGGCCGGTGTGCGATTTGGCTGCGTGCTTGCCGATGCCGGCTATGGGCTTTCAGCGTCATTCCGACAGGCCTTGAGTACGCGGGAACTGTGCTGGGCGGTGGGCATTCCCAAGCACCAGAAAGTTTATCCTGCCGATGTGGAACTGGTCTTCCCTGTCGCTGGCCGCGGGCGGCCGCGTCAACGCCACGTTCCCGACTGCAAGTCGATCGCTGCCCATCTAATATTGGAAGGTGCCAGATGGCGGCAGGTCAGTTGGCGGCGTGGCACGAAGCGACGTCTCTCCGCCCGCTTTGCGGCGATGCGGGTGCGAATCGCTGACGGGGCGCCGCAACGTATCGGCAGTATGGGATCGCAGCATATGCCCGGCGAAGAGGCTTGGCTGGTGGGCGAGCATCGCTCGAATGAAGAACGCAAATATTATCTCTCGAACCTTCCTGCCGATACGCCGATCAAGAAGTTGGCCGGTGCCATCAAGGCCCGCTGGATCTGCGAACAGGCCCATCAGCAACTCAAGGAAGAGCTGGGGCTCGACCACTTCGAAGGTCGATCATGGACTGGCTTGCACCGACACGCGCTCATGACAATGATCGCCTATGCCTTCCTCCAATCCCGCCGCCTCGCAGCAGCGGGGCGGGAAAAAAAGAATCGGCGGCCCGCCGCCACAGCCCAGCTTGCCAGCAGTCAGGCAAGCCATCCTTGA
- the fliD gene encoding flagellar filament capping protein FliD, protein MSILTALGSGSGIDTKQLIADLVAAQRAGSDKVLAARQTAVDARISSLSTISSALSAFSTALGSLVGSGALGRQVISSDTSSIALSLSGSSSPPSLSHTLEATQLAQRQTVASAPVADRNAPIGEGTLTINFGTLSGTFPTPSGFTAGTAAPVTITIGPDNNSLVGLQQAINASNAGVTASIVEDASGARLVIRGETGAAKAFTIDADAGLEAFAFGPGATGMTWTAEAKNAVVVIDGITVERPTNSISDLVSGLKLDLLKVTDGPVTISSDYDAATLKTAVGNYVDVYNQLVSMLAEETRPGKDGAAAGALAGDRTTRDLKRMLADLSTKMLLTDGGGPSSLAEIGIKTNRDGTLSIDDAMLTKAVTNHPGRVHDMFVPGQTSSSPLVEIASSLGAAKPGTYAVTDIVAATSGRLSGAAAPSAFDVPVVIDATNRSFTVTLDGRTSLTINLPEGSYASGAALAAAFQTAINDDSVLKSFGLSLTAAWDGSAFTFTSKGVGSTSGVTIVGLDGALAATLGLDVPMATAGTNASGKIGGVDAIGIGNRLIAASSSAASGLAVNILGGVSSSTVVVRSTVAGLIADMQKQLAASGGGFTTTSERLAKEAKAIAEEQDRVEARSLALEERLTIQFAAMERAIAAFNSTQAYMKQQIDLWTRDLG, encoded by the coding sequence ATGTCCATTCTGACGGCGCTCGGCAGCGGGTCGGGAATCGATACCAAGCAGCTCATCGCTGACCTCGTCGCCGCGCAGCGCGCGGGCAGCGACAAGGTGCTGGCCGCGCGCCAGACCGCCGTCGACGCCAGGATTTCCAGCCTTTCGACGATCAGCTCGGCGCTCAGCGCCTTCTCGACGGCGCTCGGTTCGCTGGTCGGCAGCGGCGCGCTCGGCCGCCAGGTGATCAGCAGCGACACCTCGTCGATCGCGCTCTCGCTCAGCGGTTCGTCGAGCCCGCCCTCGCTTTCGCACACGCTCGAGGCGACGCAGCTCGCGCAGCGGCAGACGGTGGCGTCGGCGCCGGTCGCCGACCGCAACGCGCCCATCGGCGAGGGCACGCTCACGATCAATTTCGGCACGCTGTCCGGCACGTTCCCGACGCCCTCCGGTTTCACGGCGGGCACGGCCGCGCCCGTCACCATCACGATCGGGCCGGACAACAACAGCCTCGTCGGGCTCCAGCAGGCGATCAACGCGTCGAACGCCGGGGTCACGGCCTCGATCGTCGAGGATGCGAGCGGCGCGCGTCTCGTGATTCGGGGCGAGACCGGCGCGGCGAAGGCGTTCACGATCGACGCCGATGCGGGCCTCGAGGCGTTCGCGTTCGGCCCCGGCGCGACCGGCATGACATGGACGGCCGAGGCGAAGAACGCCGTCGTCGTCATCGACGGCATCACCGTCGAGCGGCCGACGAACAGCATCTCGGACCTCGTCTCCGGCCTGAAGCTCGATCTTCTGAAGGTCACCGACGGCCCGGTGACGATCTCCAGCGACTATGACGCCGCCACGCTGAAAACGGCGGTCGGCAACTACGTCGATGTCTACAACCAGCTCGTCTCGATGCTCGCGGAGGAAACCCGGCCCGGCAAGGACGGCGCGGCCGCGGGCGCGCTCGCGGGAGACCGCACGACGCGCGACCTCAAGCGGATGCTCGCCGACCTCAGCACGAAGATGCTGCTGACGGACGGCGGCGGGCCCTCCAGCCTCGCCGAGATCGGCATCAAGACCAACCGCGACGGCACGCTCAGCATCGACGATGCGATGCTGACGAAGGCGGTGACGAACCACCCGGGCCGCGTCCACGACATGTTCGTGCCGGGGCAGACCAGCAGCTCGCCGCTCGTCGAGATCGCCAGCAGCCTCGGCGCCGCGAAACCGGGCACCTACGCCGTCACCGACATCGTCGCGGCGACCTCCGGCAGGCTCTCCGGCGCGGCGGCGCCTTCGGCGTTCGACGTGCCGGTCGTCATCGACGCCACGAATAGGAGCTTCACCGTCACGCTCGACGGCCGCACCTCGCTCACCATCAACCTGCCCGAGGGCAGCTACGCGAGCGGCGCCGCGCTCGCTGCCGCGTTCCAGACCGCGATCAACGACGATTCGGTGCTGAAGTCGTTCGGCCTGTCGCTGACCGCCGCGTGGGACGGATCGGCGTTCACCTTCACCTCGAAGGGCGTGGGCAGCACGTCGGGCGTCACCATCGTCGGCCTCGACGGCGCGCTCGCCGCGACGCTCGGCCTCGACGTGCCCATGGCGACGGCGGGCACCAACGCGTCCGGCAAGATCGGCGGCGTCGACGCCATCGGCATCGGCAACCGCCTGATCGCGGCGTCGTCCTCGGCGGCGTCGGGTCTTGCCGTCAACATCCTCGGCGGGGTGTCGTCGTCGACGGTGGTCGTGCGCTCGACCGTCGCGGGCCTCATCGCCGACATGCAGAAGCAGCTTGCCGCGTCCGGCGGCGGCTTCACGACGACGTCGGAGCGGCTGGCGAAGGAAGCCAAGGCCATCGCCGAGGAGCAGGACCGCGTCGAGGCGCGCAGCCTCGCGCTGGAGGAGCGGCTCACGATCCAGTTCGCGGCGATGGAGCGCGCCATTGCCGCCTTCAACAGCACGCAGGCGTATATGAAGCAGCAGATCGACCTCTGGACGCGGGATCTCGGATGA
- the fliS gene encoding flagellar export chaperone FliS, whose protein sequence is MMMQAMRARQQYAAIDTATRTEQASPHRLIEMLYDELLSALRQAGIAVERGDLPLKSSRISRALSILHGLESSLDFNRGGPVAESLSSAYAYLRQETIAAGRDNDTRRLAAATEAASGLADAWRQIRP, encoded by the coding sequence ATGATGATGCAGGCCATGCGCGCGCGGCAGCAGTATGCCGCCATCGACACCGCCACCCGCACCGAGCAGGCGAGCCCGCACCGCCTGATCGAGATGCTGTACGACGAGCTGCTCTCCGCGCTCCGGCAGGCGGGGATCGCGGTCGAGCGCGGCGACCTGCCCCTAAAGAGCAGCCGGATCAGCCGTGCGCTCTCCATCCTGCACGGCCTCGAATCGAGCCTCGATTTCAATCGCGGCGGGCCGGTCGCCGAATCGCTTTCGTCGGCCTACGCCTACCTCCGTCAGGAGACCATCGCCGCCGGCCGCGACAACGATACGCGGCGTCTCGCCGCCGCCACGGAGGCCGCCTCCGGCCTTGCCGACGCCTGGCGGCAGATTCGTCCGTGA
- a CDS encoding acyl-CoA dehydrogenase family protein has protein sequence MDFDLPADLVAYLAELDAFIESEIRPLERADDNIRYFDHRREWARTDFENGGLPRHEWEALLAEAQRRADAAGHWRFSAPKKYGGKDGSNLWMAVIREHFAAKGLGLHNDLQNEHSIVGNFPFVAMFEEFGTEAQKQEFIPGGFRRERIVAFGLTEPEHGSDATHMETRAVPETRDGVPGWRIDGEKMWTTLMHVATHCATFARTDGADGDARGITCFLVPSDASGVKVEEYLWTFNMPTDHPRVSFTNVWVPETAVLGAPGAGLALAQSFVHQNRIRQAASSLGAAVFCIEESVKYARARKPFGKALAENQAIQFPLVELATQAEMLRLLIRKTAWEMDRMPHKAIERELSDRVSMCNYWANRLVCEAADRAMQVHGGIGYSRHKPFEHIYRHHRRYRITEGAEEIQMRKVAGFLFGYMGPKKAAFEG, from the coding sequence ATGGATTTCGATCTGCCCGCCGACCTCGTCGCCTACCTCGCCGAACTTGACGCCTTCATCGAGTCCGAGATCAGGCCGCTCGAGCGCGCGGACGATAACATCCGCTACTTCGACCACCGCCGCGAGTGGGCGCGCACCGATTTCGAGAACGGCGGCCTCCCCCGCCACGAATGGGAAGCCCTGCTCGCCGAGGCGCAGCGCCGCGCCGACGCCGCCGGGCACTGGCGCTTCTCCGCGCCGAAAAAATACGGCGGCAAGGACGGCTCCAACCTCTGGATGGCGGTGATCCGCGAGCATTTCGCCGCCAAGGGCCTCGGCCTCCATAACGACCTCCAGAACGAGCACTCGATCGTCGGCAACTTCCCGTTCGTCGCCATGTTCGAGGAGTTCGGCACCGAGGCGCAGAAGCAGGAGTTCATTCCCGGCGGCTTCCGGCGCGAGCGCATTGTCGCCTTCGGCCTCACCGAGCCCGAGCACGGCTCCGACGCGACCCATATGGAGACGCGCGCCGTGCCGGAGACGCGCGACGGCGTACCCGGCTGGCGCATCGACGGCGAGAAGATGTGGACGACGCTGATGCACGTCGCCACGCACTGCGCCACCTTCGCGCGCACGGACGGCGCGGACGGCGACGCGCGCGGCATCACCTGCTTCCTCGTGCCCTCGGACGCGTCGGGCGTGAAGGTGGAGGAGTATCTCTGGACCTTCAACATGCCGACCGACCACCCGCGCGTGTCGTTCACCAACGTCTGGGTGCCGGAAACCGCCGTGCTCGGCGCGCCGGGCGCGGGCCTCGCGCTCGCGCAGTCGTTCGTCCACCAGAACCGCATCCGGCAGGCGGCCTCGTCGCTCGGCGCGGCCGTTTTCTGTATCGAGGAGAGCGTGAAATACGCGCGGGCGCGCAAGCCCTTCGGCAAGGCGCTCGCGGAGAACCAGGCGATCCAGTTCCCGCTCGTCGAGCTCGCGACGCAGGCGGAGATGCTGCGGCTCCTGATCCGCAAGACGGCGTGGGAGATGGACCGGATGCCGCACAAGGCGATCGAGCGCGAGCTTTCTGACCGGGTCTCCATGTGCAACTACTGGGCGAACCGCCTCGTCTGCGAGGCGGCCGACCGCGCTATGCAGGTGCACGGCGGCATCGGCTATTCGCGGCACAAGCCGTTCGAGCACATCTACCGCCACCACCGCCGCTACCGCATCACCGAGGGCGCCGAGGAAATCCAGATGCGCAAGGTGGCCGGATTCCTGTTCGGCTACATGGGGCCGAAGAAGGCGGCGTTTGAAGGCTAG
- a CDS encoding toxic anion resistance protein — protein MQTETELKLQAPDPVITVAPEKAAGLVPISDEKKTKLEATVDSFVDDLLAQDANSPAFGKLVDEVTALGRREIAEAAQHSNRFLDRPVKAINAEGNIGKDLVALRRTVEDLDPGTDGRKLAPRKILGVIPFGSRANRYFDKYRSAQSHISGILDNLANSREELFRDNAAIDVERQNLWKTMEKLEQMIHVSKTLDAKLEAAAAELEVSDPAKAKAVRESALFYARQRTTDLLTQMAVSVQGYLALDLVKKNNVELTKGVDRASTTTVSALRTAVTVAQALTSQRLVLDQITALNTTTAGVIDSTSTMLRNQTGEIHKQAASATIPIETLRRAFENIYATMDSIDTFKMEALASMKETVETLSGEVEKSRGYIARAEGAAQAQIKGPASTFKAIEG, from the coding sequence ATGCAGACCGAAACCGAGCTGAAGCTTCAGGCCCCCGATCCCGTGATCACCGTGGCGCCCGAAAAGGCCGCCGGGCTCGTGCCGATCAGCGACGAGAAGAAGACCAAGCTGGAAGCGACGGTGGACAGCTTCGTCGACGACCTGCTGGCGCAGGACGCGAACAGCCCCGCCTTCGGCAAGCTCGTCGATGAGGTGACGGCGCTCGGCCGCCGCGAGATCGCGGAGGCGGCGCAGCATTCGAACCGCTTCCTCGACCGCCCGGTGAAGGCGATCAACGCCGAAGGCAACATCGGCAAGGACCTCGTGGCGCTGCGCCGCACGGTGGAGGACCTCGACCCCGGCACGGACGGCAGGAAGCTGGCGCCGCGCAAGATTCTCGGCGTCATCCCGTTCGGAAGCCGCGCCAACCGCTATTTCGACAAGTACCGCTCCGCGCAGAGCCACATCTCCGGCATCCTCGACAACCTCGCGAACAGCCGCGAGGAGCTGTTCCGCGACAACGCTGCCATCGACGTCGAGCGCCAGAACCTCTGGAAGACGATGGAGAAGCTGGAGCAGATGATCCACGTCTCCAAGACGCTGGACGCGAAGCTGGAGGCCGCCGCCGCCGAGCTCGAGGTCTCCGATCCCGCGAAGGCGAAGGCGGTCCGCGAAAGCGCGCTGTTCTACGCGCGCCAGCGCACGACCGACCTGCTCACGCAAATGGCGGTGAGCGTGCAGGGCTATCTCGCGCTCGATCTCGTCAAGAAGAACAATGTCGAGCTGACGAAGGGCGTGGACCGCGCCTCGACCACGACCGTTTCGGCGCTGCGGACGGCGGTGACGGTGGCGCAGGCGCTGACCAGCCAGCGCCTCGTCCTCGACCAGATCACCGCGCTCAACACGACGACGGCGGGCGTGATCGACTCGACGAGCACGATGCTGAGGAACCAGACCGGCGAGATCCACAAGCAGGCGGCGTCCGCGACCATTCCCATCGAGACGCTGAGGCGCGCCTTCGAGAACATCTACGCGACGATGGACTCGATCGACACGTTCAAGATGGAGGCGCTCGCCTCGATGAAGGAGACGGTCGAGACGCTGTCGGGCGAGGTCGAGAAGTCGCGCGGCTACATCGCGCGCGCCGAGGGCGCGGCGCAGGCGCAGATCAAGGGGCCGGCGTCGACGTTCAAGGCGATCGAAGGCTGA
- a CDS encoding sigma-54 interaction domain-containing protein: MTVATGAAAGGALAELETLLIGRSEAIVRVRNLIMRLAGSQASVLVTGPSGTGKEVVARCLHLASPRRNNEFVAVNCGAIPRELIESELFGHEKGAFTGALQSRKGRFEAADGGTIFLDEIGDMPADMQVKLLRVLEERKIERVGSNRTMAVDVRVVSATHRDLEQAIAEGRFREDLFYRLNIFPLHLPALADRREDIPMLVAHFLKQAGAKLRFDAPALRALCQHGWPGNIRELRNVVERAVVLFGEGEIGVGDVELLLGAALDRRALPNEDAALWEATTVSEEEADTRLPEAAVVPLRPYGNSFDMDPRALLGAGSCDMRALVAKLEQSLIHAALEQSGDIVADAARVLGLQRTSLIEKMRKYQIGRGERAVA, encoded by the coding sequence ATGACGGTTGCAACGGGGGCTGCAGCGGGCGGCGCATTGGCCGAACTGGAAACGCTGCTCATCGGTCGAAGCGAAGCGATCGTCAGGGTCCGTAATCTCATCATGCGTCTCGCCGGTTCGCAGGCTTCCGTACTGGTCACGGGCCCGTCCGGCACCGGCAAGGAAGTCGTGGCGCGCTGCCTGCACCTCGCCTCCCCCCGCCGGAACAACGAATTCGTCGCCGTGAACTGCGGCGCCATCCCGCGCGAACTCATCGAATCGGAACTCTTCGGCCACGAGAAGGGCGCCTTCACCGGCGCGCTGCAAAGCCGCAAGGGCCGCTTCGAGGCTGCCGACGGCGGCACCATCTTCCTCGACGAGATCGGCGACATGCCCGCCGACATGCAGGTGAAGCTGCTGCGCGTCCTCGAGGAGCGCAAGATCGAGCGCGTCGGCAGCAACAGGACGATGGCCGTCGACGTCCGCGTCGTCTCCGCCACGCACAGGGACCTCGAACAGGCGATCGCCGAGGGCCGCTTCCGCGAGGACCTGTTCTACCGCCTCAACATCTTCCCGCTGCACCTGCCGGCGCTCGCCGACCGCCGCGAGGACATCCCGATGCTGGTCGCGCACTTCCTGAAGCAGGCGGGCGCGAAGCTGCGCTTCGACGCCCCGGCGCTGCGCGCGCTGTGCCAGCACGGCTGGCCGGGCAACATCCGCGAGCTGCGCAACGTCGTGGAGCGCGCGGTCGTGCTGTTCGGCGAGGGCGAGATCGGCGTCGGCGATGTCGAGCTGCTGCTCGGCGCGGCGCTCGACCGCCGCGCGCTGCCGAACGAGGACGCGGCGCTCTGGGAAGCGACCACGGTTTCCGAGGAAGAGGCCGACACGCGCCTGCCGGAAGCTGCGGTCGTGCCGCTGCGCCCCTACGGCAACAGCTTCGACATGGATCCCCGCGCGCTGCTCGGCGCCGGAAGCTGCGACATGCGCGCGCTCGTCGCCAAGCTCGAACAGTCGCTGATCCACGCCGCGCTCGAACAGAGCGGCGACATCGTCGCCGACGCGGCGCGCGTGCTCGGCCTGCAACGCACCTCGCTCATCGAGAAGATGCGCAAGTACCAGATCGGCCGCGGCGAACGCGCCGTCGCCTAG